One window from the genome of Pelodictyon luteolum DSM 273 encodes:
- a CDS encoding ArsA family ATPase, with protein sequence MLSRDLTENQPKTRVIIYSGKGGTGKTTISSCTAVALARSGKRVLIMSSDPAHSLSDVFNLRISRNDPQKIEENLYGLEVDTVYELKKNMSGFQKFVSTSYQNKGIDSGMASELTTQPGLDEIFALSRLLDEAHSGRWDAVVLDTSPTGNTLRLLAYPEIIIGGNMGKQFFKLYKSMSSLARPLSGASIPDDDFFNEVNVLLKQMEDINQFILSPEVTFRLVLNPEKLSILETKRAYTFVHLYGINIDGIVINKILPTSRTVGEYFEFWADLHSKYLMEIDNSFYPTPVFRCHLQRTEPIGPDALYGISEMVFGEQAPDKIFYSGKNFWIETKRSELTEDHREILCIKIPFLKDAEEVTVERMGTDIVVAVDRAQRIITLPRALYSLEMEKFVREDSLLRVIFREIPVNKEDAELNVNRNVLDKLRSLRRMKI encoded by the coding sequence ATGCTGTCAAGGGATTTAACAGAAAACCAGCCCAAAACCCGGGTCATCATTTACTCCGGCAAGGGCGGAACGGGCAAGACCACCATATCATCCTGCACAGCAGTGGCTCTTGCCCGGTCGGGAAAGCGGGTCCTCATCATGTCGTCCGATCCCGCGCACTCGCTCTCCGACGTCTTCAACCTCCGCATCAGCCGCAACGATCCGCAGAAAATAGAAGAGAACCTTTACGGCCTCGAGGTCGATACGGTCTATGAGCTGAAGAAGAATATGTCGGGATTCCAGAAATTCGTCTCCACCTCCTACCAGAACAAGGGGATCGACAGCGGGATGGCCTCGGAGCTGACTACCCAGCCCGGTCTTGACGAAATCTTCGCCCTCAGCCGCCTGCTTGACGAGGCGCACTCCGGCAGGTGGGATGCCGTCGTGCTCGATACCTCCCCGACCGGCAACACCCTCCGCCTGCTCGCCTATCCCGAAATCATCATCGGCGGCAACATGGGCAAGCAGTTCTTCAAGCTCTACAAGAGCATGTCCTCCCTCGCCCGTCCGCTTTCGGGCGCATCCATCCCTGACGACGACTTCTTCAACGAGGTCAATGTGCTGCTCAAACAGATGGAGGACATCAACCAGTTCATTCTGAGTCCCGAAGTCACCTTCCGGCTTGTTCTCAACCCGGAAAAGCTCTCAATCCTGGAGACGAAAAGGGCGTACACTTTCGTGCACCTTTACGGCATCAACATCGACGGCATCGTCATCAACAAGATCCTTCCGACATCGCGGACCGTCGGCGAGTATTTCGAATTCTGGGCAGACCTGCACAGCAAGTACCTGATGGAGATCGACAACTCCTTCTACCCCACGCCGGTCTTCCGCTGCCACCTGCAGCGCACCGAGCCCATCGGACCCGATGCCCTGTACGGCATCAGCGAGATGGTGTTCGGAGAGCAGGCGCCTGACAAGATCTTCTACTCGGGAAAGAATTTCTGGATCGAGACGAAGCGCAGCGAGCTCACCGAGGACCACCGTGAAATTCTCTGCATCAAGATCCCCTTCCTGAAGGACGCCGAAGAGGTGACGGTGGAGCGGATGGGCACCGACATCGTCGTCGCCGTCGACCGCGCCCAGCGCATCATAACCCTGCCGAGGGCGCTCTACAGTCTTGAGATGGAGAAGTTTGTCCGCGAAGACAGTCTGCTCCGTGTCATTTTCCGGGAAATACCCGTGAACAAGGAAGATGCAGAGCTGAATGTCAACCGCAACGTGCTTGACAAGCTGCGCTCGCTACGCCGGATGAAGATCTGA
- a CDS encoding glycosyltransferase family protein: MRILFGVQGTGNGHISRSRELVRKLKEDGHEVEVIVSGRKEDELREIEVFEPYRVMKGMTLITYRGKLNYMETMFQLDFSRLMADVLTLDTAGLDLIITDFEPITSMAARIRNVPSLGFGHQYAFRYAIPETRGNIFEKYTLLNFAPARYNAGLHWHHFNQPIFPPVIPAALYGNAAPEPVKGKILVYLPFEEIDDVTAFVSGFEDYEFHIYGKVSEDSDRGHLHFRAYSREGFLRDLTECSGVVCNAGFELPGEALHLGRKLLLRPLDGQIEQGSNAMAMEQLGYGMAMHALDRKILGEWLENPGRKPLRYARTVDYISEWISSGRWDDLSHFAGAAWRDRG; this comes from the coding sequence ATGAGGATCCTTTTCGGTGTCCAGGGAACCGGAAACGGCCATATCAGCCGGAGCAGGGAACTTGTCAGGAAGCTGAAAGAAGACGGGCATGAAGTCGAAGTCATCGTCAGCGGCCGCAAAGAGGATGAGCTGCGCGAAATCGAGGTGTTCGAGCCCTACCGGGTGATGAAGGGAATGACCCTCATCACCTACCGCGGAAAGCTGAACTATATGGAGACGATGTTCCAGCTTGATTTCAGCCGCCTGATGGCCGATGTCCTCACCCTCGACACCGCGGGCCTCGACCTTATCATCACCGACTTCGAGCCGATCACCTCCATGGCGGCGCGCATCCGCAATGTCCCCTCTCTCGGATTCGGCCACCAGTACGCATTCCGGTACGCCATTCCTGAGACCAGAGGGAACATTTTCGAGAAGTATACCCTCCTGAATTTCGCCCCGGCCCGTTACAATGCCGGCCTGCACTGGCATCATTTCAACCAGCCGATCTTTCCTCCGGTCATTCCTGCAGCCCTATACGGCAACGCTGCCCCGGAGCCCGTGAAGGGCAAGATCCTCGTCTACCTGCCGTTCGAGGAGATCGATGACGTCACGGCGTTCGTCTCCGGGTTCGAGGATTATGAATTCCATATCTATGGCAAGGTGTCGGAAGACAGCGATCGGGGCCATCTGCATTTCAGGGCCTATTCGCGAGAGGGGTTCCTCCGCGATCTTACGGAGTGTTCCGGCGTGGTCTGCAACGCAGGCTTCGAACTGCCGGGAGAGGCTCTGCATCTTGGCCGCAAGCTGCTGCTCCGGCCCCTTGACGGGCAGATCGAGCAGGGATCGAACGCCATGGCCATGGAACAGCTTGGCTACGGCATGGCCATGCACGCGCTTGACCGGAAGATACTGGGTGAGTGGCTTGAAAACCCGGGACGCAAACCTCTCCGCTACGCCCGCACGGTTGATTATATCTCCGAGTGGATATCAAGCGGCCGGTGGGACGATCTTTCGCATTTTGCCGGCGCCGCATGGCGCGACAGGGGGTGA
- a CDS encoding alpha-amylase family glycosyl hydrolase, which yields MFPLVYEINTRIWLQKLGRLNNRPVTLGNVPDSEFRFFSESGFDMVWLMGVWKPSEYSRAIATSHPDLRASLLEHLPSLQPADIASSPYSIPSYTVNEALGGHDELLLFREKLAHYGIRLMLDFVPNHLALDNQWLPAHPEFFISVSQAERSHDPGSSFEYAQGKYLAYSRDPYFPSWTDTLQINYANPATHAMMTGNLLKISELCDAVRCDVAMLVLKSVFNTTWKNLSGHMKDEFWGPAIAAVKARHPKFTFLAESYWNKEWELQQQGFDFTYDKPFYDYLASAPVNVEKLKGHMQAQWSYQQHLCRFIENHDEPRAADKMGLNNRAAALCCLMAPGMHLVHQDQMDGYRHKIPVQLIHQAPEHADRDLGDLYRKLFILQRDPAFQEGQIEWLDLQGSNHTHCIGFHRFTPERHAFVLANFGSTGIAFDVTHPVLEQVERSQIGVLSTAHGNRTAAPHLSGQVIQVRLAPHEAVAITF from the coding sequence ATGTTTCCACTCGTCTACGAAATCAACACCCGGATCTGGCTGCAGAAGCTCGGCCGGCTCAACAACCGGCCGGTCACGCTCGGCAACGTTCCGGACTCGGAGTTCCGGTTCTTTTCCGAATCGGGATTCGACATGGTGTGGCTCATGGGAGTATGGAAACCCAGCGAGTACAGCCGGGCCATAGCCACCTCGCACCCCGACCTCAGGGCCTCGCTGCTCGAGCATCTTCCATCACTCCAGCCGGCCGACATAGCCTCTTCTCCCTATTCCATCCCCTCCTACACCGTCAACGAGGCGCTCGGAGGGCACGATGAACTGCTCCTGTTCCGCGAGAAGCTTGCCCATTACGGCATCCGGCTCATGCTTGACTTCGTGCCGAACCATCTGGCTCTCGACAACCAGTGGCTGCCGGCCCACCCTGAATTCTTCATCTCCGTCTCGCAGGCCGAACGCAGCCATGACCCCGGTTCAAGCTTCGAATACGCACAGGGAAAATATCTCGCCTACAGCCGCGATCCTTATTTCCCGTCCTGGACCGACACCCTGCAGATCAACTATGCCAATCCCGCGACGCATGCGATGATGACAGGGAACCTCCTGAAAATCAGCGAACTCTGCGACGCCGTCCGTTGCGATGTTGCCATGCTGGTGCTCAAGAGCGTGTTCAACACCACATGGAAGAACCTCAGCGGGCATATGAAGGACGAGTTCTGGGGTCCGGCAATCGCCGCCGTAAAGGCACGCCATCCGAAATTCACGTTCCTTGCCGAATCATACTGGAACAAGGAGTGGGAACTGCAGCAGCAGGGCTTCGACTTCACCTACGACAAGCCCTTCTACGACTACCTAGCCAGTGCGCCGGTCAATGTCGAAAAGCTGAAAGGCCACATGCAGGCCCAGTGGAGCTACCAGCAGCATCTCTGCCGTTTCATCGAGAACCATGACGAACCAAGAGCCGCAGACAAGATGGGGCTGAACAACCGCGCCGCAGCGCTCTGCTGTCTCATGGCGCCCGGCATGCACCTCGTGCACCAGGACCAGATGGACGGGTACCGCCACAAAATCCCTGTGCAGCTCATCCACCAGGCGCCTGAACACGCGGACCGCGACCTCGGCGACCTCTACCGGAAACTCTTCATCCTGCAGCGTGATCCGGCCTTTCAGGAAGGACAGATCGAATGGCTCGACCTTCAGGGATCGAACCACACCCACTGCATCGGCTTCCACCGTTTCACCCCGGAGCGCCACGCCTTCGTCCTTGCCAACTTCGGCTCCACGGGCATCGCCTTCGACGTCACGCACCCAGTGCTCGAACAGGTGGAGCGGAGCCAGATCGGCGTCCTCAGCACCGCACACGGCAACCGGACCGCGGCGCCGCACCTGTCCGGACAGGTCATACAGGTACGGCTTGCTCCACATGAAGCCGTAGCGATAACATTCTAA
- a CDS encoding secondary thiamine-phosphate synthase enzyme YjbQ produces MRIHRTTLELCTRKPIEIIDITRAAEDAVAGSGLKDGLLTLVSRHTTACLNINEQEERLMEDIETFLKRLAPKDGNYLHNLQPIDGRDNAHSHLLGLFMNTTETIPFSEGRLMLGRWQSIFFIELDGPRPERSVLMQATGI; encoded by the coding sequence ATGCGCATCCATAGAACGACTCTGGAACTCTGCACCAGGAAGCCTATCGAGATCATTGACATAACCCGGGCGGCAGAGGACGCCGTGGCCGGTTCGGGCCTCAAGGACGGCCTCCTCACCCTCGTCAGCCGCCACACCACCGCGTGTCTCAACATCAATGAACAGGAAGAACGGCTGATGGAGGACATCGAAACGTTCCTCAAGCGCCTCGCCCCGAAAGACGGGAACTACCTCCACAACCTCCAGCCCATCGACGGACGGGACAACGCCCACTCCCACCTGCTCGGGCTCTTCATGAACACCACTGAAACCATCCCATTCTCGGAAGGCAGACTCATGCTCGGCCGGTGGCAGTCGATCTTCTTCATCGAACTTGACGGACCACGACCCGAACGCAGCGTCCTCATGCAGGCAACCGGCATCTGA
- a CDS encoding ATP-dependent helicase, producing MTDFLRDLSPVQQSAVSTTEGPVMVLAGAGSGKTRVITYRIAHLIGTKGVPSKNILALTFTNKAAGEMRHRVDTLLGPGASSGLWIGTFHSVFARLLRDYIERLGYSRSFSIFDSDDSKSLIRQSMTELGIQQDAVPVNTVQGLISKAKNSFILPSEFHRNASDYNQQKAALVYELYTRKLRENNALDFDDLLIKPLELFREHPDVLHELQELFRYILIDEYQDTNRAQYLVTKQLAERYRNIFVVGDDAQSIYSWRGADISNILNFQDDYRESETFKLVDNYRSTATILTAANSVISRNSRQIKKELVPQGAKGDPLTLIEAYNERNEAEKVGERILSMHREKGLEFRSFAVFYRTNAQSRVLEDAMRQSRIPYKIFGSVSFYKRREIKDAVAYLRFIQNDRDSESLLRIINFPPRKIGDVSITKLRQFAEERGLTLYEAIRSAGEGGFPQRLLTALGSFSAVIEKLRETAVDGTVYDVLHELFELTAIPSLLQAENTPESLARHENLQELLSMARDFSDHNPDRGSLGDFLENIALASDYDETQESDNFVSLMTVHASKGLEFPVVFITGLEERLFPLNCFEPEQLEEERRLFYVAVTRAREKIFLSWAQSRYLYGQPQHCLRSKFIGEIDQSVLLGEGGRAVSRGGAPAAVAAPASASFRRPAASGSPAPETAARPATGGMKKGAKVHHAVFGPGIVVELQGKGSQQKARISFRSAGEKTLMVQYANLKIVP from the coding sequence TTGACCGATTTTTTACGCGACCTCAGCCCGGTGCAGCAAAGCGCCGTCAGCACAACGGAAGGGCCCGTCATGGTGCTTGCCGGAGCCGGCTCCGGCAAGACCCGGGTGATTACCTACCGCATCGCTCACCTGATAGGGACGAAGGGAGTCCCTTCAAAGAACATCCTCGCCCTTACCTTCACCAACAAGGCCGCTGGAGAAATGCGCCACCGGGTGGACACGCTCCTCGGCCCGGGCGCCTCCTCAGGGCTCTGGATCGGCACGTTCCATTCGGTGTTCGCCCGCCTGCTGCGCGACTATATCGAGCGTCTTGGCTACAGCAGGAGCTTTTCCATTTTCGATTCCGACGACAGCAAGAGCCTGATCCGCCAGTCCATGACTGAGCTCGGCATCCAGCAGGACGCCGTGCCGGTCAACACGGTGCAGGGTCTCATCAGCAAGGCCAAGAACAGTTTCATCCTCCCCTCCGAGTTCCACCGGAACGCTTCTGACTACAACCAGCAGAAGGCGGCCCTGGTCTATGAACTTTATACCAGGAAGCTGAGGGAGAACAACGCACTTGACTTCGACGACCTGCTCATAAAGCCGCTTGAGCTGTTCCGGGAACATCCCGACGTACTTCATGAGCTGCAGGAACTGTTCCGCTACATTCTTATCGATGAGTACCAGGACACCAACCGTGCGCAGTATCTGGTGACCAAGCAGCTTGCCGAGCGCTATCGCAATATTTTCGTTGTCGGCGACGATGCACAGTCCATCTACTCCTGGCGCGGAGCGGACATTTCCAATATCCTGAACTTCCAGGACGATTACCGTGAGTCGGAGACCTTCAAGCTGGTCGACAACTACCGAAGCACCGCCACCATCCTCACGGCGGCCAACAGCGTCATCAGCCGCAACAGCCGCCAGATCAAAAAAGAGCTGGTGCCGCAGGGCGCCAAAGGCGATCCCCTGACGCTGATTGAAGCATACAATGAACGCAATGAGGCTGAAAAGGTCGGGGAGCGCATCCTTTCGATGCACCGTGAAAAGGGGCTGGAGTTCCGCAGTTTCGCGGTCTTCTACCGGACCAACGCCCAGTCCCGCGTGCTGGAAGACGCCATGCGCCAGAGCCGGATTCCCTATAAGATCTTCGGCAGCGTCTCCTTCTATAAGCGGCGCGAAATCAAGGATGCCGTCGCATACCTTCGCTTCATCCAGAACGACCGCGACTCTGAATCGCTCCTGCGCATCATCAACTTTCCGCCCCGCAAGATCGGGGATGTCAGCATTACGAAGCTGCGCCAGTTTGCCGAAGAGCGTGGATTGACGCTCTATGAGGCAATACGCTCTGCGGGTGAGGGCGGGTTCCCGCAGCGCCTGCTCACGGCCCTCGGCTCGTTCTCCGCGGTGATCGAGAAACTGAGGGAAACGGCTGTGGACGGCACTGTCTACGACGTGCTTCACGAACTCTTCGAGCTTACCGCCATTCCCTCGCTGCTCCAGGCTGAGAACACGCCGGAATCGCTGGCCCGCCATGAGAACCTGCAGGAACTGCTCTCTATGGCCCGCGACTTTTCGGACCACAACCCCGATCGGGGTTCTCTCGGAGACTTCCTTGAGAATATCGCGCTGGCTTCCGACTACGACGAGACCCAGGAGTCCGACAACTTCGTCTCGCTCATGACGGTGCACGCTTCAAAAGGCCTTGAGTTCCCCGTGGTGTTCATCACCGGCCTTGAGGAGCGGCTGTTCCCGCTCAACTGTTTCGAGCCCGAACAGCTCGAAGAGGAGCGCCGGCTGTTCTACGTGGCGGTGACGAGGGCGCGTGAAAAGATTTTTCTCTCCTGGGCCCAGAGCCGCTATCTGTACGGTCAGCCGCAGCACTGCCTTCGCTCGAAGTTCATCGGCGAGATCGACCAGTCGGTTCTTCTGGGTGAAGGTGGACGGGCCGTATCGCGAGGTGGCGCACCTGCAGCAGTGGCTGCGCCAGCTTCAGCTTCTTTCCGGCGTCCCGCTGCGTCCGGCAGCCCTGCACCCGAGACTGCTGCGCGCCCCGCAACCGGGGGGATGAAGAAGGGTGCGAAGGTCCACCATGCGGTGTTCGGTCCCGGCATCGTCGTGGAGCTGCAGGGGAAGGGCTCACAGCAGAAGGCGAGGATCTCTTTCAGGAGCGCCGGCGAAAAGACCCTGATGGTCCAGTATGCGAACCTGAAAATCGTTCCGTAA
- a CDS encoding enoyl-ACP reductase FabI translates to MSENAHYGLLKGKKGIVFGPLDESSIGWQIAVHAHREGASIAISNVAAAMRFGNTDELSALCGNAPVIVCDASKNEDVDSCFGELKEKLGKIDFIVHSIGMSQNIRKQLPYEELNYEWFMRTLDVSGLSLHRLVSYALKNDVLNDGASVLALSYIASQRNYWTYSDMGDAKSLLESIVRSYGPRLARRGIRINTISQSPTYTKAGSGIPGFEKMFEYSDLMSPLGNASAVECAEYAMTILSDLSRKVTMQNLFHDGGYSSMGATIPMIKLAHEVLNDKELAERVGLEDFKPAK, encoded by the coding sequence ATGTCCGAGAACGCGCACTATGGTCTGTTGAAAGGGAAGAAAGGAATTGTTTTCGGCCCACTTGATGAAAGCAGCATCGGGTGGCAGATTGCAGTCCACGCCCACAGGGAAGGTGCCAGCATTGCCATCTCGAACGTTGCCGCAGCGATGCGGTTCGGCAACACCGATGAGCTTTCGGCTCTCTGCGGTAACGCTCCTGTCATTGTCTGCGACGCTTCCAAGAACGAAGATGTCGACAGCTGCTTTGGTGAGCTGAAAGAGAAGCTCGGCAAGATTGATTTCATCGTGCACTCCATCGGCATGTCGCAGAATATCCGCAAGCAGCTTCCTTACGAGGAGCTGAACTACGAGTGGTTCATGCGCACCCTGGACGTGTCCGGCCTTTCGCTCCACAGGCTTGTCTCCTACGCCCTGAAGAACGACGTGCTCAACGATGGTGCCAGCGTCCTGGCCCTCTCCTATATCGCTTCGCAGCGCAACTACTGGACATACTCCGACATGGGCGACGCAAAGTCGCTTCTTGAGTCTATCGTCCGCAGCTACGGCCCCCGGCTTGCCCGCCGCGGAATCCGCATCAACACGATTTCCCAGAGCCCGACCTACACAAAGGCCGGCAGCGGCATCCCCGGATTCGAAAAAATGTTCGAGTACAGCGACCTCATGTCGCCGCTCGGCAACGCATCCGCCGTGGAGTGTGCCGAATATGCCATGACCATTCTCAGCGACCTTTCCCGCAAGGTCACCATGCAGAACCTGTTCCATGACGGCGGTTACAGCTCCATGGGTGCAACCATTCCCATGATCAAGCTTGCCCACGAAGTGCTCAACGACAAGGAACTCGCCGAACGGGTCGGTCTTGAGGATTTCAAGCCAGCCAAGTGA
- the aat gene encoding leucyl/phenylalanyl-tRNA--protein transferase, with protein sequence MIPVDALLKAYREGFFPMADASDGQLYWCRPEMRALFPLESYRPSRDVLRLQRRGEYSVFFDSDFEAVIRACAAPRKDDPETWISGEIVETYIRIHELGLAHSVECRYRGELAGGLYGIAIGGAFFGESMFYRRSYASQVALWHLVCHLRLKGYLMLDAQIMNPHLRRLGAVEVPHDEYMRLLEAALRKKTAFL encoded by the coding sequence ATGATCCCGGTTGACGCCCTCCTGAAAGCCTACCGTGAAGGGTTCTTCCCGATGGCCGATGCTTCCGACGGCCAGCTCTACTGGTGCCGTCCCGAGATGCGGGCACTTTTTCCACTTGAGAGCTACCGCCCTTCGCGTGATGTTCTGCGCCTCCAGCGGCGGGGTGAGTACTCGGTCTTTTTCGACAGTGATTTCGAGGCCGTGATCAGGGCCTGTGCAGCCCCGCGCAAAGACGATCCGGAAACCTGGATATCCGGGGAGATTGTCGAAACATACATACGTATCCATGAGCTCGGGCTTGCCCACAGCGTCGAGTGCCGCTACCGGGGGGAGCTGGCCGGCGGGCTTTACGGCATCGCCATCGGTGGCGCTTTCTTCGGGGAATCGATGTTCTACCGCCGCTCCTACGCCTCCCAGGTAGCGCTCTGGCACCTCGTCTGCCATCTCCGGCTGAAGGGTTATCTCATGCTCGATGCCCAGATCATGAACCCCCATCTCCGTCGACTCGGGGCTGTAGAAGTGCCGCACGACGAATACATGCGGCTTCTTGAGGCCGCACTCCGTAAAAAGACCGCTTTTCTCTGA
- the dxs gene encoding 1-deoxy-D-xylulose-5-phosphate synthase, translating into MNDTRPLLDRILSPRDLKKLSTKQLQQLADECRKELIELIAMNGGHFASSLGVTELTVALHHVYNTEEDRIVWDVGHQAYIHKMLTGRRSRMQTNRKYGGIAGFPKIHESPHDAFGTGHASTSISAAAGMAAGRDLKGGREKMVAVIGDGSMTGGMAFEAMNHLGDLKSDVLVILNDNQMAISPSTGGLKNHLVDITLNKTYNKARRLLWNSMSLLNHEGAKNALRRLEDGMKAALTPGAFFEALGLRYFGPIDGHDMGRLVRALKEMHELPNPKLLHVVTTKGKGFLPAEENQSGWHAHSGGFDTTTGMTAKKTGAPDPPKYQEIFGEALVEMALKDPAITAITAAMPSGTSLDLFEKAAPDRFYDVGIAEGHAVTFAAGLALEGLKPVCAIYSTFLQRALDQLIHDVALQNLHVVFAIDRAGLVGEDGPTHHGAFDLSFLHAVPGLTIMAPSDAQELRDMLHTALYHIEGPVAIRYPRGSSGGGPLRKDFTRLEPGRGRIIREGTGPVLFAIGSMVQAAVEAAALLEAEGIKPDIVDMRFLKPLDTALIDRLAASATHIVTIEENSILGGLGSAVSDHLASSPKKTPLLKIGLPDRFITHGSMQDLYRETGLDAAGIAEHVKEFYRTPVH; encoded by the coding sequence ATGAACGACACACGCCCTCTCCTTGACCGGATCCTCTCCCCGCGCGACCTGAAAAAACTCTCGACGAAGCAGCTGCAGCAGCTGGCCGACGAGTGCCGCAAGGAACTGATCGAGCTCATCGCCATGAACGGCGGGCATTTCGCATCCAGCCTCGGCGTCACCGAACTGACCGTTGCGCTGCACCATGTATACAACACCGAAGAGGACCGGATCGTCTGGGACGTGGGGCATCAGGCCTACATCCATAAAATGCTGACCGGCCGGCGCAGCCGGATGCAGACCAACCGGAAATACGGCGGCATCGCCGGCTTCCCTAAAATCCATGAAAGCCCGCACGATGCGTTCGGCACCGGACACGCCTCAACCTCCATCTCAGCAGCGGCCGGCATGGCGGCGGGCAGGGACCTCAAAGGGGGTCGGGAAAAAATGGTGGCCGTCATCGGTGACGGAAGCATGACAGGCGGCATGGCATTCGAAGCCATGAACCACCTCGGAGACCTGAAAAGCGACGTGCTCGTCATCCTGAACGACAACCAGATGGCCATTTCTCCGAGCACCGGCGGACTCAAGAACCACCTTGTCGACATCACCCTCAACAAGACATACAACAAGGCACGGCGGCTCCTGTGGAACTCCATGTCGCTGCTCAACCACGAGGGCGCGAAGAACGCCCTCCGCCGGCTTGAGGACGGCATGAAAGCGGCCCTCACCCCGGGAGCCTTCTTCGAGGCCCTCGGCCTCCGCTACTTCGGGCCGATCGACGGCCACGACATGGGGCGCCTTGTGCGCGCCCTCAAAGAGATGCACGAACTTCCCAACCCCAAACTGCTCCATGTCGTCACCACCAAGGGCAAGGGGTTCCTTCCGGCAGAAGAAAACCAGAGCGGGTGGCATGCGCACAGCGGAGGATTTGATACGACAACCGGCATGACGGCAAAGAAAACGGGCGCGCCCGATCCGCCGAAATATCAGGAGATCTTCGGAGAGGCACTGGTGGAAATGGCCCTGAAAGACCCGGCCATCACCGCCATCACGGCCGCCATGCCGAGCGGCACCTCGCTCGACCTGTTCGAGAAAGCGGCCCCGGACCGGTTTTATGATGTCGGCATCGCCGAAGGCCACGCCGTGACCTTCGCCGCAGGCCTTGCCCTGGAAGGACTGAAACCGGTCTGTGCCATCTACTCGACCTTCCTGCAGCGGGCCCTCGACCAGCTCATCCACGACGTTGCCCTGCAGAACCTCCATGTGGTGTTTGCCATCGACCGGGCAGGACTCGTCGGCGAAGACGGACCAACCCATCACGGCGCCTTCGACCTCTCCTTCCTCCACGCCGTCCCGGGTCTCACCATCATGGCACCCTCTGACGCCCAGGAACTGCGCGACATGCTCCATACCGCCCTTTACCACATCGAAGGGCCTGTGGCCATCCGCTACCCGAGAGGCAGCAGCGGCGGCGGCCCGCTCCGGAAAGACTTTACCAGGCTCGAGCCCGGCAGGGGCCGGATCATCCGGGAAGGGACCGGACCGGTTCTGTTTGCGATCGGTTCCATGGTGCAGGCGGCAGTCGAGGCCGCGGCACTGCTTGAAGCGGAGGGCATCAAACCCGACATCGTCGACATGCGCTTTCTCAAGCCGCTCGACACCGCCCTCATCGACCGGCTCGCCGCATCGGCAACCCACATTGTCACGATTGAGGAAAACAGCATCCTCGGCGGACTCGGCAGTGCAGTCAGCGATCATCTTGCATCATCGCCGAAAAAGACACCACTCCTGAAAATAGGTCTGCCCGACCGGTTCATCACCCACGGCAGCATGCAGGACCTCTACCGGGAAACCGGCCTAGATGCGGCAGGGATAGCTGAACATGTGAAGGAGTTCTACAGGACGCCCGTCCACTGA
- a CDS encoding nitroreductase family protein encodes MMQFRDLVVRSRSIRRFDESVAVQDGVLRDLVELACYVPSPKNLQPLKFIARSGPDCSRALFPLLSWAGYLADWPGPEAGERPTAYIVMLGDTSITSDFSIDSGIAAEVIMLGAASIGLGGCIIASIDRPALQSLLHIPDRYQILQVLALGKPVETVVIDQIGDGDPVRYYRDPNGIHHVPKRTPGDILLDFSDDPG; translated from the coding sequence ATGATGCAGTTCAGGGACCTCGTTGTCCGCAGCCGGAGCATCCGGCGGTTCGACGAGAGCGTTGCAGTCCAGGACGGGGTGCTCCGGGATCTGGTGGAGCTTGCCTGCTATGTGCCCTCGCCAAAGAACCTCCAGCCGCTGAAGTTCATTGCCCGGAGCGGCCCCGACTGCTCGAGGGCCCTGTTTCCTCTCCTGTCATGGGCGGGCTACCTGGCCGACTGGCCGGGTCCCGAAGCGGGGGAGCGCCCTACAGCCTATATCGTCATGCTCGGCGACACCTCGATCACCAGTGACTTTTCCATCGACAGCGGCATCGCCGCCGAGGTCATCATGCTCGGTGCGGCCTCGATAGGCCTCGGTGGCTGCATCATCGCTTCCATTGACCGGCCCGCCCTCCAAAGCCTCCTCCATATTCCCGACCGCTACCAGATACTCCAGGTTCTCGCGCTCGGAAAGCCGGTCGAAACGGTGGTGATCGACCAGATCGGAGATGGCGATCCGGTGCGCTACTACCGGGACCCGAACGGGATCCACCACGTGCCGAAGCGGACGCCTGGAGACATTCTGCTCGATTTCAGCGATGATCCCGGTTGA